In Pseudomonas lalkuanensis, the following are encoded in one genomic region:
- a CDS encoding class I SAM-dependent methyltransferase: MSLTEFYNATEGQPARFTLLTALESWNGPPGHALDLGCGAGRDTLELLRRGWKVLAVDAEPEALARLDAQLDDEKRQRLQSRCCRFESMPLPTANLVNSSFALPLCPPVAFPALWQAICGALPVGGLFAGHLFGERDDWADNGITILRRRQLEELLSGWDVLMLEEKEEDGITAKGRNKHWHLFSVVARRH; encoded by the coding sequence ATGAGCCTCACCGAGTTCTACAACGCCACCGAGGGTCAGCCCGCCCGCTTCACCCTGCTCACCGCCCTGGAAAGCTGGAACGGGCCGCCCGGCCACGCCCTCGATCTTGGCTGTGGCGCCGGTCGCGACACCCTCGAACTGCTCAGGCGCGGCTGGAAGGTGCTGGCGGTGGATGCAGAACCCGAGGCACTGGCCCGCCTCGATGCCCAGCTGGACGACGAAAAGCGCCAGAGACTTCAAAGCCGCTGCTGTCGCTTCGAGAGCATGCCGTTGCCGACGGCCAACCTGGTCAACTCCAGCTTCGCCCTGCCCCTCTGCCCGCCCGTGGCCTTTCCCGCCCTGTGGCAGGCTATCTGCGGCGCCCTGCCGGTTGGCGGACTGTTCGCCGGTCACCTGTTCGGCGAACGGGACGACTGGGCCGACAACGGCATCACCATCCTGCGCCGCCGCCAATTGGAAGAACTGCTGTCGGGCTGGGACGTACTGATGCTGGAGGAGAAGGAAGAAGACGGCATCACCGCCAAGGGCCGCAACAAGCACTGGCACCTGTTCTCGGTGGTTGCGCGGCGCCATTAG
- a CDS encoding RluA family pseudouridine synthase, whose protein sequence is MPLSQIEFIHRDDALLVVNKPTLLLSVPGRADDNKDCLITRLQENGYPEARIVHRLDWETSGLIVLARDADSHREMSRQFHDRETEKAYTALCWGEPEMDSGRIELPLRYDPPTKPRHVVDFEHGRHALTFWRVIERCGHYSRVELTPITGRSHQLRVHMLSIGHPLLGDRLYANPEALAAHDRLCLHASLLSLTHPQTGERLRFECPAPF, encoded by the coding sequence ATGCCGCTTTCCCAGATCGAATTCATCCACCGGGACGATGCCCTGCTGGTGGTCAACAAGCCCACGCTGCTGCTTTCGGTGCCCGGCCGCGCCGACGACAACAAGGATTGCCTGATCACCCGCCTGCAGGAAAACGGCTACCCCGAGGCACGCATCGTGCATCGCCTGGACTGGGAGACCTCCGGCCTGATCGTGCTGGCCCGCGACGCCGACAGCCACCGCGAGATGTCCCGCCAGTTCCACGATCGCGAGACCGAGAAAGCCTACACGGCACTCTGCTGGGGCGAGCCGGAGATGGACAGCGGCCGCATCGAACTGCCGCTGCGCTACGACCCGCCGACCAAGCCGCGGCATGTGGTGGACTTCGAGCACGGCCGCCATGCGCTGACCTTCTGGCGCGTGATCGAACGCTGCGGCCACTACAGCCGGGTCGAGCTGACCCCCATCACCGGACGCTCGCACCAACTGCGCGTACACATGCTGTCCATCGGACACCCGCTGCTCGGCGACCGCCTCTACGCCAATCCTGAAGCACTGGCCGCCCATGATCGTCTCTGCCTGCACGCCAGCCTGCTCAGCCTGACCCATCCCCAGACGGGTGAACGCCTGAGATTCGAGTGCCCGGCGCCGTTCTGA
- the minE gene encoding cell division topological specificity factor MinE, translating into MNIFDFFRERKKQSSASIAKERLQIIVAHERGQRSQPDYLPALQKDLVDVIRKYVDIDEEQVQVLLENQGSCSILELNITLPDR; encoded by the coding sequence ATGAACATTTTCGACTTCTTTCGCGAGCGGAAGAAGCAGAGTAGCGCTTCGATCGCTAAAGAACGCCTTCAGATCATCGTTGCCCACGAACGTGGCCAGCGCAGCCAGCCGGACTACCTGCCGGCCCTGCAGAAAGATCTGGTGGACGTGATCCGCAAATATGTCGACATCGACGAAGAGCAGGTTCAGGTCCTGCTGGAGAATCAGGGCAGTTGCTCCATTCTCGAGCTGAACATCACCCTGCCCGATCGTTGA
- the minD gene encoding septum site-determining protein MinD, with protein sequence MAKILVVTSGKGGVGKTTTSAAIGTGLALRGHKTVIVDFDVGLRNLDLIMGCERRVVYDFVNVINGEATLTQALIKDKRLENLYVLAASQTRDKDALTLEGVGKVIEELSQNFEYVVCDSPAGIEKGAHLAMYYADEAIVVTNPEVSSVRDSDRMLGLLASKSRRAEKGEDPIKERLLLTRYNPERVTKGEMLGVEDVEEILAINLLGVIPESQAVLKASNQGIPVILDDQSDAGQAYSDAVDRLLGKELPHRFLDVQKKGLLQRLFGGRE encoded by the coding sequence TTGGCCAAGATCCTCGTTGTCACGTCCGGCAAGGGTGGAGTGGGTAAAACCACCACCAGCGCCGCAATCGGTACCGGTCTCGCACTGCGCGGTCACAAGACTGTCATCGTCGACTTCGACGTCGGCCTGCGTAACCTAGACCTGATCATGGGTTGTGAACGCCGCGTGGTGTACGACTTCGTCAACGTCATCAATGGCGAAGCGACCCTCACCCAGGCCCTGATCAAGGACAAGCGCCTTGAGAACCTCTACGTGCTGGCCGCCAGCCAGACCCGTGACAAGGACGCGCTGACCCTCGAAGGCGTGGGCAAGGTCATCGAGGAGCTGTCCCAGAACTTCGAATACGTGGTCTGCGACTCTCCGGCCGGTATCGAGAAAGGCGCCCACCTGGCCATGTACTACGCCGATGAGGCGATTGTCGTGACCAACCCGGAAGTCTCCTCCGTTCGCGACTCCGACCGCATGCTCGGCCTGCTGGCCAGCAAGTCCCGTCGCGCCGAGAAGGGTGAAGACCCGATCAAGGAGCGCCTGCTCCTGACCCGTTACAACCCCGAGCGCGTCACCAAGGGCGAAATGCTCGGCGTCGAAGACGTCGAGGAAATCCTCGCCATCAACCTGCTGGGCGTGATTCCGGAGTCCCAGGCGGTCCTCAAGGCCTCCAACCAGGGTATCCCGGTCATCCTCGACGACCAGAGCGACGCCGGCCAGGCGTACAGCGATGCCGTTGACCGCCTGCTTGGCAAGGAACTGCCCCATCGCTTCCTCGATGTGCAGAAGAAGGGACTCTTACAACGCCTGTTTGGAGGCCGTGAATGA
- the minC gene encoding septum site-determining protein MinC — protein MSQADLLDQEPVFQLKGSMLAITVMELAHNDLERLDRQLDEKVAQAPNFFQNTPLVMALDKLPEGEPPLDLPALLEICRRHGLRTLAIRAQREEHIAAADALDIPVLPPSGARERPIDPVEPEAKKKLEKPAEPPKPEVQPTKVITTPVRGGQQVYAPGGDLVVLAAVSPGAELLADGNIHVYGPMRGRALAGIKGDTKARIFCRQLAAELVSVAGQYKVADDLRRDPLWGQQVQVSLSGDVLNITRL, from the coding sequence ATGAGCCAAGCCGACCTTCTCGACCAAGAACCCGTGTTCCAGCTCAAGGGCAGCATGCTCGCCATCACCGTGATGGAACTGGCCCACAACGACCTCGAACGCCTCGATCGGCAACTGGACGAAAAAGTCGCCCAGGCCCCCAACTTCTTCCAGAACACCCCGCTGGTGATGGCGCTGGACAAGCTGCCTGAAGGCGAGCCGCCGCTGGACCTCCCAGCCTTGCTGGAAATCTGCCGCCGCCACGGCCTGCGCACCCTGGCCATCCGCGCGCAACGCGAAGAGCACATTGCCGCCGCCGATGCCCTGGACATTCCGGTGCTCCCGCCATCCGGCGCCCGCGAACGCCCCATCGACCCGGTAGAACCCGAGGCGAAGAAGAAGCTCGAAAAACCCGCCGAGCCCCCCAAGCCCGAAGTGCAACCGACCAAGGTCATCACCACCCCCGTGCGCGGTGGCCAGCAGGTTTATGCGCCCGGCGGCGACCTGGTGGTCCTCGCCGCGGTCAGCCCCGGTGCGGAACTTCTCGCCGACGGCAATATCCATGTGTACGGCCCGATGCGCGGCCGCGCGCTGGCCGGTATCAAGGGCGATACCAAGGCGCGGATTTTCTGTCGCCAACTGGCCGCCGAACTGGTCTCCGTAGCCGGTCAGTACAAGGTTGCCGACGACTTGCGCCGCGATCCGCTGTGGGGTCAGCAAGTGCAGGTCAGCCTGTCGGGAGACGTGTTGAACATCACCCGCCTTTAA
- a CDS encoding lipid A biosynthesis lauroyl acyltransferase, with amino-acid sequence MDRPQFRPQFLHPRYWALWLGLGLLWLITLLPYRVQLGLGRALGALMLRVAGSRRKIARRNLELCFPELSSRERERLLRENFASTGIAFFEMAMSWWWPKARLAQLSHIEGLEHLQRAQAEGQGVILMALHFTTLEIGAALLGQVHTIDGMYREHKNAVFDFIQRRGRERHNLDATAIEREDVRAMLKVLRAGRAIWYAPDQDYGRKQSIFVPLFGIEAATVTATTKFARLGRAIVLPFTQRRLEDGSGYRLVIHPPLSDFPGDTEESDCLRVNRWVEEAVRECPEQYLWAHRRFKTRPEGAPKLY; translated from the coding sequence ATGGATAGACCTCAATTTCGCCCACAGTTCCTTCACCCGCGCTATTGGGCGCTGTGGCTGGGGCTGGGGCTGCTCTGGCTGATCACCCTGCTGCCGTATCGGGTGCAACTGGGCCTGGGGCGTGCGCTGGGGGCGCTGATGCTGCGGGTGGCCGGTTCGCGGCGCAAGATCGCCCGGCGCAATCTGGAACTTTGCTTTCCGGAACTCTCCAGCCGCGAGCGCGAGCGCCTGCTGCGGGAGAATTTCGCCTCCACCGGTATCGCCTTCTTCGAAATGGCCATGAGCTGGTGGTGGCCCAAGGCGCGCCTGGCACAACTCTCCCATATAGAAGGCCTGGAGCACCTGCAGCGAGCCCAGGCCGAAGGCCAGGGGGTGATCCTCATGGCCCTTCATTTCACCACGCTGGAAATTGGCGCCGCGTTGCTCGGACAGGTGCACACCATCGACGGCATGTACCGCGAGCACAAGAACGCAGTATTCGATTTCATCCAGCGTCGCGGCCGCGAGCGGCACAACCTGGATGCCACCGCCATCGAGCGTGAGGATGTGCGCGCCATGCTCAAGGTGCTGCGCGCCGGTCGCGCCATCTGGTACGCGCCGGACCAGGACTACGGCCGCAAGCAGAGCATCTTCGTACCGCTGTTCGGCATCGAGGCCGCCACCGTCACGGCGACCACCAAGTTCGCCCGCCTGGGCCGCGCCATCGTCCTGCCCTTCACCCAGCGTCGCCTGGAGGACGGTTCCGGCTACCGGCTGGTGATCCATCCGCCACTGTCCGACTTCCCCGGTGACACCGAGGAATCCGACTGCCTGCGCGTCAACCGATGGGTGGAAGAGGCGGTGCGCGAATGCCCCGAGCAGTACCTCTGGGCCCACCGTCGCTTCAAGACCCGGCCCGAAGGCGCGCCGAAGCTCTACTGA
- a CDS encoding patatin-like phospholipase family protein, whose protein sequence is MDASAAPQKPVTGLILSGGGSRAAYQVGVLGAIADLLPDAACNPFPVIVGTSAGAVNAVGLACGALHFSQAVRRLNSVWQGFHCGEVYRSDWPGVIRQSSRFFGHSLLGLGRDIPVALLDNAPLRELLTRELDFTGISAAVRTRQLRAVAVTAFGYETGQAVTFYQGRATIDPWYRHRRVGVPTRLSVEHLMASAAIPLLFPAVRMGREYFGDGAVRQTAPISPALHLGANRVLVVGVSGNPLGMNPSQEMALPQGGRPPTLAQISGHLLNSTFIDNLESDIELLERINRMSRAIPPESRPRHLSSEQVEVLVISPSRPLDEIAARHRREMPRAIRTFLRGPGATRASGAGVLSYLLFEPGYCNELIELGYQDAMAKRAELQRFLGLEMAPAHPHIVPAL, encoded by the coding sequence ATGGATGCCAGCGCCGCCCCCCAGAAGCCCGTGACAGGGCTGATCCTTTCTGGTGGCGGTTCGCGGGCGGCCTATCAGGTCGGGGTGCTGGGCGCCATCGCGGATCTGCTGCCGGACGCCGCCTGCAACCCTTTTCCGGTGATCGTCGGCACCTCCGCCGGCGCGGTGAATGCCGTTGGCCTGGCCTGCGGCGCACTGCATTTCAGCCAGGCAGTCCGTCGTCTCAACAGCGTCTGGCAAGGCTTTCATTGCGGAGAGGTTTACCGCAGCGACTGGCCCGGCGTGATCCGCCAGAGTTCGCGATTCTTCGGCCACAGCCTGCTGGGACTGGGCCGGGATATCCCGGTGGCGTTGCTGGACAACGCTCCCCTGCGTGAGCTGCTGACCCGCGAGCTGGACTTCACCGGTATCTCCGCCGCCGTCCGCACCCGCCAGCTGCGCGCCGTGGCGGTGACCGCCTTCGGCTACGAGACCGGCCAGGCGGTGACCTTCTACCAGGGCCGCGCCACCATCGACCCCTGGTACCGCCACCGCCGAGTCGGCGTGCCGACCCGCCTGAGTGTCGAGCACCTGATGGCCAGCGCGGCGATTCCCCTGCTGTTCCCCGCGGTACGCATGGGGCGTGAATATTTCGGCGACGGAGCGGTACGCCAGACGGCACCCATCAGTCCGGCATTGCACCTGGGCGCCAACCGGGTGCTGGTGGTGGGCGTGAGTGGCAACCCGCTGGGCATGAACCCCAGCCAGGAAATGGCGCTGCCCCAGGGCGGTCGTCCGCCGACCCTGGCGCAGATCAGCGGGCACCTGCTGAACAGCACCTTCATCGACAACCTGGAAAGCGACATCGAACTGCTGGAGCGGATCAATCGGATGAGCCGGGCCATCCCGCCCGAATCGCGGCCACGCCATCTGAGTTCGGAGCAGGTGGAGGTGCTGGTGATTTCGCCGAGCCGGCCGCTGGATGAGATCGCCGCCCGCCACCGCCGCGAGATGCCCCGCGCCATCCGCACCTTCCTGCGCGGTCCGGGGGCGACCCGGGCGAGCGGGGCGGGGGTGCTCAGCTATCTGCTGTTCGAGCCGGGATACTGCAACGAACTGATCGAGCTGGGTTACCAGGACGCCATGGCCAAGCGCGCCGAGTTGCAGCGCTTCCTCGGCCTGGAGATGGCGCCGGCCCATCCCCACATCGTTCCTGCCCTTTAG
- a CDS encoding pirin family protein has product MSYRQILEQRPGQPASDGAGVNLTRVFAEQGVPRFDPFLMLDEFGSANPDDYVAGFPPHPHRGFETITYMIEGRMRHEDHLGNSGLLQNGGVQWMTAARGIIHSEMPEQEEGVMRGFQIWLNLPGKDKMGDPGYRDFDPAEIPRVRTAGGVEALVIAGRFDDGQVARDGAVQRPHSEPHIFDLDLPAGGRVAPQLADGLRVMLYVYEGSVHLNGHAIGKGRLVRLSEQGAVELASDDGAKVLLLAGRPLGEPIVQYGPFVMNTREEIEQALRDYRDGRFGA; this is encoded by the coding sequence ATGAGCTACCGCCAGATTCTCGAACAACGCCCCGGCCAGCCCGCATCCGACGGTGCCGGCGTCAATCTGACCCGCGTCTTCGCCGAGCAGGGCGTGCCGCGCTTCGACCCCTTCCTGATGCTCGACGAGTTCGGCTCGGCCAACCCCGACGACTACGTCGCCGGCTTTCCGCCGCACCCGCATCGCGGCTTCGAAACCATCACCTACATGATCGAAGGGCGCATGCGCCACGAGGATCACCTGGGCAACAGCGGCCTGCTGCAGAACGGCGGCGTGCAATGGATGACCGCGGCGCGCGGGATCATCCACAGCGAAATGCCGGAGCAGGAAGAAGGCGTGATGCGCGGGTTCCAGATCTGGCTGAACCTGCCGGGCAAGGACAAGATGGGCGACCCTGGCTACCGCGACTTCGACCCGGCGGAAATTCCTCGGGTGCGCACTGCCGGAGGCGTCGAGGCGCTGGTGATCGCCGGCCGCTTCGACGATGGCCAGGTCGCCCGCGATGGCGCCGTGCAGCGCCCGCACAGCGAGCCGCACATTTTCGACCTCGACCTGCCGGCTGGTGGCCGGGTAGCGCCGCAACTGGCCGATGGCCTGCGGGTGATGCTCTACGTCTACGAAGGCAGCGTGCACCTGAACGGCCACGCCATCGGCAAGGGACGGCTGGTACGCCTGTCAGAACAGGGCGCCGTGGAGCTGGCCAGCGATGACGGCGCCAAGGTCCTGCTGCTGGCTGGTCGCCCGCTGGGTGAACCCATCGTCCAGTACGGCCCCTTCGTGATGAATACCCGCGAAGAGATCGAGCAGGCGCTGCGGGACTACCGGGATGGACGCTTCGGCGCGTGA
- a CDS encoding MlaA family lipoprotein, with amino-acid sequence MAKKALFIALLLASGLAVAQEPDQDGFTQPLKDLKFNPGLDQREFERSTLDALSVYDPYESWNRRVYHFNYRFDEWVFLPVVRGYRYVTPGFVRSGVSNFFSNLGDVPNLLNSALQLKGKRSMEITGRLLLNTTIGVVGLWDPATRMGLPKQTEDFGQTLGYYGVTDGPYLMLPILGPSNLRDTGGLVVDYVADYQINFLNVPEVASNHPEITALRMVDKRYTTNFRYGQLNTPFEYEKLRYVYTQSRKLQIAE; translated from the coding sequence GTGGCTAAGAAAGCACTCTTCATCGCCCTGTTGCTGGCCAGTGGCCTGGCCGTGGCCCAGGAGCCCGACCAGGATGGCTTCACCCAGCCGCTGAAGGACCTGAAGTTCAACCCCGGCCTGGACCAGCGCGAGTTCGAGCGCTCCACCCTGGATGCGTTGAGCGTCTACGACCCCTACGAGTCCTGGAACCGGCGGGTCTACCACTTCAACTACCGCTTCGACGAATGGGTGTTCCTGCCCGTGGTGCGCGGCTACCGCTATGTCACGCCGGGCTTCGTGCGCAGCGGCGTCAGCAATTTCTTCAGCAACCTGGGCGACGTTCCCAACCTGCTGAACAGCGCGCTGCAGCTCAAGGGCAAGCGCTCCATGGAAATCACCGGCCGCCTGCTGCTGAACACCACCATCGGCGTCGTCGGCCTCTGGGACCCGGCCACGCGCATGGGGCTCCCCAAGCAGACCGAAGACTTCGGCCAGACCCTCGGCTACTACGGCGTCACCGACGGCCCCTACCTGATGCTGCCGATCCTCGGTCCTTCCAACCTGCGGGATACCGGTGGGCTGGTGGTGGACTACGTCGCCGACTACCAGATCAACTTCCTCAACGTGCCGGAAGTCGCCAGCAACCACCCGGAAATCACCGCACTGCGCATGGTGGACAAGCGCTACACCACCAATTTCCGCTACGGCCAGCTCAACACCCCGTTCGAGTACGAGAAGCTGCGCTACGTCTACACCCAGTCGCGCAAGTTGCAGATCGCCGAGTAG
- a CDS encoding alpha/beta fold hydrolase family protein — MLRLSLAALLGSLTFCAQLLAADLDAASYGFPITNPFEATIATTPPDLRSTVPADDDIDQADYALKLRPERESVLPDNFWSVKKLRYRLAQQKGPAPLVFIIAGTGGHYASTHAENLKKLFYGAGYHVVQLSSPTSYDFMASASRHATPGLSAEDADDLYRVMQAVRAQHPGLEVTDFYLTGYSLGALEAAFVSHLDETRRSFNFKRVLLLNPPVNLYTSVTNLDRLVQTRVKGVDDTTTFYQVVLGKLTRYFQQKGYIDLNDALLFDFQESRQRLSNEQMAMLIGTSFRFSSSDIAFTSDLINHRGLITPVKYPINEGTSLTPFYKRALQCDFDCYITEQLIPYWRARYDGGSLTQLINQVSLYALEDYLKGSSKIAVMHNADDLILGPGDLGFLRRAMGDRLTVYPHGGHCGNLNYRVNGDAMLEFFRG; from the coding sequence ATGCTCCGTCTAAGCCTCGCCGCCCTGCTGGGCAGCCTGACCTTCTGCGCCCAACTGCTGGCCGCAGACCTGGATGCCGCCAGCTACGGCTTTCCGATCACCAATCCCTTCGAGGCGACCATCGCCACCACGCCGCCGGATCTGCGCAGCACGGTGCCGGCGGACGACGACATCGACCAGGCCGACTACGCCCTGAAGCTGCGCCCGGAACGTGAGAGCGTCCTGCCCGACAACTTCTGGTCGGTGAAGAAGTTGCGCTACCGCCTCGCGCAACAGAAAGGCCCGGCGCCCCTGGTGTTCATCATTGCCGGCACCGGTGGCCACTACGCCAGTACCCATGCGGAGAATCTCAAGAAGCTGTTCTACGGCGCCGGCTACCACGTAGTGCAGCTCTCCTCCCCTACCAGCTACGACTTCATGGCCAGCGCCTCGCGCCATGCGACGCCCGGCCTCTCGGCCGAGGATGCCGATGATCTCTACCGCGTGATGCAGGCCGTGCGCGCCCAGCATCCGGGCCTGGAGGTCACCGACTTCTACCTCACCGGCTACAGCCTGGGCGCCCTGGAAGCCGCCTTCGTCAGTCATCTGGACGAAACCCGCCGCAGCTTCAACTTCAAACGCGTGCTGCTGCTCAATCCGCCGGTGAACCTCTACACCTCGGTGACCAACCTCGACCGCCTGGTGCAGACCCGGGTGAAGGGCGTCGACGACACCACCACCTTCTACCAGGTGGTGCTCGGCAAGCTGACCCGTTACTTCCAGCAGAAGGGCTACATCGACCTCAACGACGCCCTGCTCTTCGACTTCCAGGAGTCCAGGCAGCGGCTCTCCAACGAACAGATGGCGATGCTGATCGGCACGTCCTTCCGCTTCTCTTCCTCGGACATCGCCTTTACCTCGGACCTGATCAACCATCGCGGCCTGATCACCCCGGTGAAGTACCCCATCAACGAAGGCACCAGCCTGACGCCCTTCTACAAGCGCGCCCTGCAATGCGACTTCGACTGCTACATCACCGAGCAGCTGATTCCCTACTGGCGCGCCCGCTACGACGGCGGCAGCCTGACCCAGCTGATCAACCAGGTCAGCCTCTATGCCCTGGAGGACTACCTCAAGGGCAGCAGCAAGATCGCGGTGATGCACAACGCCGACGACCTCATCCTCGGCCCCGGCGACCTCGGCTTCCTGCGCCGCGCCATGGGCGACCGCCTGACCGTCTATCCCCACGGCGGGCACTGCGGCAACCTCAACTACCGCGTCAACGGCGACGCCATGCTGGAGTTCTTCCGTGGCTAA
- a CDS encoding glycoside hydrolase family 17 protein produces the protein MSQNARFPVLPYLLSFLVAVVALGGLWYGLGKPVILPDAATPTHKLQCASYSPFDKDQSPFDQPFVLRPERMDADLALLATRFHCVRTYSMTGLEAIPELARKHGLKLMLGAWVNGNPVDTQKEIDALIKAANANPDVVQSVIVGNETLLRKEVTGAQLASLIGQVKAQVKQPVTYADVWEFWLRHPEVAPAVDFLTIHLLPYWEDDPAGIDQALRHVAEIRQVFGNKFAPKDIFIGETGWPSEGRQRETAVPSRVNEAKFIRGFVAMAEENGWGYNLIEAFDQPWKRASEGAVGGYWGLFDADRQEKGVLAGPVTNLPYWPMWLGVSGLIFLATLVLAGRPASTRAALVLPILAAVGAGCIGLWGELARVTSRFVGEWAWAAFLVGLNLMVLAHGALALSARGGVRSRLFDWLETRGGWWLCASGFAGAVLMLALVFDARYRSFPSAALLLPALVYLFRPVAAPRREIALMAVLIGAGIVPQLYEETLGNAQAIGWAAVSTLLLAALWRSLRVRG, from the coding sequence ATGAGTCAGAACGCCCGTTTCCCTGTACTCCCCTATCTGCTGTCCTTCCTGGTCGCAGTGGTCGCCCTCGGCGGCCTCTGGTACGGCCTCGGCAAGCCGGTGATCCTGCCGGACGCCGCAACCCCCACCCACAAGCTGCAGTGCGCGTCCTACAGCCCATTCGACAAGGACCAGTCGCCGTTCGACCAGCCCTTCGTGCTGCGCCCCGAACGCATGGACGCCGACCTCGCCCTGCTGGCGACCCGCTTCCACTGCGTTCGCACCTATTCCATGACCGGTCTGGAAGCCATTCCGGAGCTGGCCCGCAAGCACGGCCTGAAGCTGATGCTGGGTGCCTGGGTGAACGGCAATCCGGTGGATACCCAGAAGGAGATCGACGCCCTGATCAAGGCCGCCAACGCCAACCCGGACGTGGTGCAGTCGGTGATCGTGGGTAACGAGACCCTGCTGCGCAAGGAAGTCACCGGCGCGCAACTGGCCAGCCTGATCGGGCAGGTCAAGGCGCAAGTGAAGCAGCCGGTCACCTACGCGGACGTCTGGGAATTCTGGCTGCGCCATCCGGAAGTGGCACCGGCGGTGGACTTCCTCACCATCCACCTGTTGCCCTACTGGGAAGACGACCCTGCCGGTATCGACCAGGCCCTGCGCCATGTCGCCGAGATCCGCCAGGTGTTCGGCAACAAGTTCGCGCCCAAGGACATTTTCATCGGCGAAACCGGCTGGCCCAGCGAAGGCCGCCAGCGCGAAACCGCCGTACCGAGCCGGGTCAACGAGGCGAAGTTCATCCGTGGCTTCGTCGCCATGGCCGAGGAAAACGGCTGGGGCTACAACCTGATCGAAGCCTTCGACCAGCCCTGGAAACGCGCCAGCGAAGGCGCCGTAGGCGGCTACTGGGGCCTGTTCGATGCCGATCGCCAGGAGAAAGGCGTGCTGGCCGGCCCGGTCACCAACCTGCCCTACTGGCCCATGTGGCTGGGTGTTTCCGGCCTGATCTTCCTGGCCACCCTGGTGCTCGCCGGTCGCCCCGCCTCGACTCGAGCCGCCCTGGTGCTGCCGATTCTGGCCGCCGTGGGCGCCGGCTGCATCGGCCTCTGGGGCGAGTTGGCGCGGGTCACCAGCCGCTTCGTCGGCGAGTGGGCCTGGGCCGCCTTCCTGGTCGGCCTCAACCTGATGGTCCTGGCCCACGGCGCCCTGGCACTTTCCGCCCGTGGCGGCGTGCGCAGCCGTCTGTTCGACTGGCTGGAAACCCGTGGCGGCTGGTGGCTGTGCGCCTCCGGCTTCGCCGGCGCGGTGCTGATGCTGGCCCTGGTGTTCGACGCCCGCTACCGCAGTTTCCCCAGCGCCGCCCTGCTGCTGCCGGCACTGGTCTACCTGTTCCGACCGGTCGCCGCGCCGCGCCGCGAGATCGCCCTGATGGCAGTGCTGATCGGCGCCGGCATCGTGCCGCAGCTGTACGAGGAAACCCTCGGCAACGCCCAGGCCATCGGTTGGGCGGCCGTCAGCACCCTGCTCCTGGCCGCCCTGTGGCGCAGCCTGCGGGTTCGCGGTTGA
- a CDS encoding DUF2061 domain-containing protein, which produces MLKTVTFTIMHFCIAFSVAYALTGSITVGGLVAAVEPLCNSVGFYFHEKIWKRFEKADAQAQEIPKHAWLHHHA; this is translated from the coding sequence ATGCTCAAGACCGTGACCTTCACCATCATGCACTTCTGCATTGCCTTCAGCGTGGCCTACGCCCTGACCGGCAGCATCACGGTCGGCGGCCTGGTGGCGGCGGTGGAGCCGCTGTGCAACTCGGTGGGTTTCTACTTCCACGAGAAGATCTGGAAGCGTTTCGAGAAGGCGGACGCACAGGCGCAGGAGATTCCGAAACACGCCTGGCTGCACCACCATGCGTAG
- a CDS encoding DUF485 domain-containing protein — protein sequence MNDSTYQRIQENPRFQELVSKRERFAWILSAIMLGLYLAFILLIAFEPQLLGTRINPDSPVTWGIPLGVGLILSAFVLTGIYVRRANGEFDRLNQEILKEVQ from the coding sequence ATGAACGACAGCACTTACCAGCGGATTCAGGAGAATCCGCGCTTCCAGGAACTGGTTTCCAAGCGAGAGCGCTTCGCCTGGATACTCTCTGCCATCATGCTAGGCCTCTATCTGGCCTTCATTCTCCTGATCGCCTTCGAGCCACAACTGCTCGGCACCCGCATCAACCCTGACTCTCCCGTTACCTGGGGTATCCCGCTCGGCGTCGGCCTGATCCTGTCTGCCTTCGTGCTGACCGGCATCTACGTCCGCCGCGCCAACGGCGAGTTCGACCGTCTGAACCAGGAAATCCTCAAGGAGGTCCAGTAA